In Raphanus sativus cultivar WK10039 chromosome 5, ASM80110v3, whole genome shotgun sequence, the following proteins share a genomic window:
- the LOC108862313 gene encoding ABC transporter C family member 12 isoform X2, with translation MMHFAGERTYVPSDMPAYFPVGIYFGWITPLMQLGYRKPITEKDVWQLDKWDQTETLFTRFQRCWIEESQRRKPWLLRALNSSLGGRFWLGGIFKIGNDLSQFVGPVVLSHLLRSMQEGDPSWVGYVYAFLIFVGVTLGVLCEAQYYQNVWRVGFRLRSTLVAAIFHKSLRLTHEARKNFSSGKVTNMITTDANALQQISQQLHGLWSAPFRIIVSMILLYQQLGVASLFGSLILFLLIPLQTLIISKMRKLTKEGLQWTDKRVGIMNEILAAMDTVKCYAWEKSFESRIQGIRNEELSWFRKAQLLSAFNSFILNSIPVVVTVVSFGVFVLLGGDLTPARAFTSLSLFAVLRFPLNMLPNLLSQVVNANVSLQRIEELLLSEERILAENPPLQPGAPAISIKNGYFSWDSKATKPTLSNINLEIPVGSLVAIVGGTGEGKTSLVSAMLGELSRTETSSVIIRGSVAYAPQVSWIFNATVRDNILFGSGFEAERYRRAIDATALQHDLDLLPGRDHTEIGERGVNISGGQKQRVSMARAVYSSSDVYIFDDPLSALDAHVAQQVFDSCMKDELKGKTRVLVTNQLHFLPLMDRIILVSEGMIKEEGTFEELSKNGTLFQKLMENAGKMDATQDTNKNDQKSSKLSPTLTVDVSERNVGSTKQGKRGRSVLVKQEERETGIVSWNVLMRYKKAVGGLWVVMILFACYLTTEVLRVSSSTWLSFWTDQSTSKSYSPGFYIIVYAFLGFGQVAVTFTNSFWLITSSLRAAKKLHDAMLNSIMRAPMLFFHTNPTGRVINRFSKDIGDIDRNVANLMNMFMNQLWQLLSTFALIGTVSTISLWAIMPLLILFYAAYLYYQNTSREVKRLDSVTRSPIYAQFGEALNGLSSIRAYKAYERMAKINGKSMDNNIRFTLANTSSNRWLTIRLETLGGVMIWLTATFAVLRNGNAENQAGFASTMGLLLSYTLNITSLLSGVLRQASRAENSLNSVERVGNYIDLPSEAADVIENSRPVSGWPSRGSIKFEDVYLRYRTGLPPVLHGLSFSVSPSEKVGVVGRTGAGKSSMLNALFRIVEVEKGRIMIDDYDVAKFGLMDLRRVLSIIPQSPVLFSGTVRFNIDPFSEHNDSDLWEALQRAHIKDVIARNPFGLDAEVSEGGENFSVGQRQLLSLARALLRRSKILVLDEATASVDVRTDSLIQKTIREEFKSCTMLVIAHRLNTIIDCDKILVLSSGQVLEYDSPQELLSRDTSAFFRMVHSTGPANAQYLCNLVSAGRVNGMEIGG, from the exons ATGATGCACTTCGCGGGGGAGAGAACATATGTCCCGAGCGACATGCCAGCATATTTTCCAGTAG GAATATACTTTGGTTGGATCACGCCGCTTATGCAGTTAGGCTACAGAAAACCCATTACTGAAAAGGATGTTTGGCAATTAGACAAATGGGATCAAACAGAAACTCTCTTCACAAG ATTCCAAAGATGCTGGATAGAAGAATCGCAGAGACGCAAGCCGTGGCTTCTCCGAGCACTGAATAGTAGCCTTGGTGGAAG GTTCTGGTTGGGTGGTATCTTTAAG ATTGGAAATGACCTTTCCCAATTTGTTGGACCTGTTGTACTGAGCCACCTATTACGG TCAATGCAAGAAGGTGATCCATCTTGGGTTGGCTATGTCTATGCCTTCTTAATTTTCGTTGGGGTG ACACTTGGAGTTCTCTGTGAGGCTCAGTACTATCAGAATGTTTGGCGTGTGGGATTTCGTTTGAGATCAACTTTG GTTGCAGCTATATTCCACAAATCTTTAAGACTAACTCATGAGGCTCGCAAGAATTTTTCATCTGGGAAGGTCACAAACATGATAACTACAGATGCTAATGCACTTCAG CAAATATCACAACAGCTCCATGGCTTATGGTCAGCTCCTTTTCGCATCATTGTGTCCATGATTCTTCTCTACCAACAACTAGGAGTTGCTTCGCTTTTTGGTTCATTGATTCTGTTTCTCCTAATTCCTCTCCAG ACTCTGATTATTAGCAAAATGCGGAAACTGACTAAAGAAGGGCTCCAGTGGACTGACAAAAGAGTTGGTATCATGAACGAGATTTTAGCAGCCATGGATACTGTAAA ATGTTATGCATGGGAGAAGAGCTTTGAGTCACGGATTCAAGGGATTAGAAATGAAGAGCTCTCATGGTTTCGTAAAGCGCAGTTACTATCAGCT TTTAACAGTTTTATACTGAACAGCATCCCAGTAGTTGTGACTGTGGTTTCATTCGGGGTTTTCGTTCTGCTTGGAGGCGACTTGACACCAGCAAGGGCATTCACATCTCTTTCTCTATTCGCAGTTCTAAGATTTCCTCTCAACATGCTACCAAATCTTCTAAGTCAG GTTGTTAACGCAAACGTTTCACTGCAACGCATTGAGGAACTACTTCTAAGTGAAGAGAGAATTCTAGCAGAAAACCCACCTCTTCAACCAGGAGCTCCAGCCATTTCCATTAAGAATGGATATTTTTCATGGGACTCAAAG GCAACGAAACCCACATTATCCAATATTAATTTGGAGATTCCAGTCGGAAGCTTGGTTGCCATTGTAGGTGGGACCGGAGAAGGTAAGACATCACTTGTTTCGGCAATGCTAGGAGAGCTATCTCGTACAGAAACCTCAAGCGTTATTATTAGAGGCTCAGTAGCTTATGCTCCTCAAGTCTCATGGATCTTCAATGCCACT GTGCGTGATAACATATTATTTGGGTCGGGTTTTGAAGCTGAAAGATATCGGAGGGCTATTGATGCTACTGCCTTACAACACGATCTTGATTTGCTTCCG GGCCGTGATCATACAGAGATTGGAGAACGGGGGGTGAATATTAGTGGAGGGCAAAAGCAGAGAGTTTCAATGGCTAGGGCAGTCTACTCCAGCTCAGATGTTTACATATTCGATGATCCTTTGAGTGCTTTAGATGCTCATGTTGCACAGCAG GTCTTCGATAGCTGCATGAAAGATGAGCTGAAGGGGAAAACGAGGGTGCTTGTCACAAATCAGCTACATTTTCTTCCTTTGATGGATAGAATTATTTTAGTCTCGGAGGGAATGATCAAAGAGGAAGGAACCTTTGAAGAGTTGTCAAAAAATGGGACTTTGTTCCAGAAACTAATGGAGAATGCTGGGAAAATGGATGCAACCCAAGATACGAATAAAAATGATCAGAAAAGCTCGAAGCTGAGTCCTACTCTCACGGTTGATgtaagtgaaagaaatgttggcAGTACCAAGCAGGGAAAACGAGGAAGATCGGTGCTTGTAAAGCAAGAAGAACGGGAAACTGGCATCGTTAGTTGGAACGTTCTGATGAGATATAAAAAGGCAGTAGGCGGCTTATGGGTGGTTATGATCCTCTTTGCATGCTATTTAACAACTGAGGTTCTCCGGGTTTCAAGTAGCACATGGCTAAGTTTCTGGACCGATCAAAGCACTTCAAAGAGTTATAGTCCCGGTTTCTACATTATCGTGTATGCTTTTCTCGGCTTTGGTCAG GTTGCTGTGACGTTTACCAACTCGTTTTGGCTGATCACATCAAGTTTACGTGCCGCCAAGAAACTCCATGACGCAATGCTGAATTCTATAATGCGAGCTCCTATGCTCTTTTTCCACACAAACCCAACTGGGCGTGTAATCAACAGGTTTTCTAAGGATATTGGTGATATAGATAGAAATGTCGCCAACCTAATGAATATGTTCATGAACCAGCTGTGGCAACTCCTCTCGACCTTTGCTCTTATAGGTACAGTCAGTACGATTTCATTGTGGGCTATAATGCCGCTCCTGATACTCTTTTATGCAGCATATCTCTACTATCAG AACACATCCCGTGAAGTGAAACGTTTAGATTCGGTCACAAGGTCACCTATTTACGCTCAGTTTGGAGAAGCTTTGAATGGTTTGTCAAGCATCCGAGCATATAAAGCCTATGAGAGGATGGCCAAGATTAATGGAAAATCCATGGACAACAACATAAGGTTCACTCTTGCAAACACTAGCTCAAACCGTTGGCTCACTATAAGATTGGAAACTCTTGGTGGTGTCATGATTTGGTTAACTGCAACTTTTGCGGTTCTGAGAAATGGGAATGCAGAGAACCAAGCTGGTTTTGCATCTACGATGGGTCTCCTTCTCAGCTACACTCTGAATATCACTTCTCTGTTAAGCGGTGTTCTAAGGCAAGCTAGCAGAGCAGAGAACAGTTTGAATTCCGTTGAGCGTGTTGGTAACTACATCGATCTTCCTTCTGAAGCTGCAGATGTAATAGAAAACAGTCGTCCAGTGTCTGGCTGGCCTTCAAGAGGATCGATTAAGTTTGAAGATGTTTACCTTCGTTATAGAACAGGGCTTCCTCCAGTGCTCCATGGACTGTCCTTTTCTGTTTCTCCCAGTGAGAAAGTGGGAGTGGTCGGAAGAACTGGTGCAGGGAAGTCTTCCATGTTGAATGCATTGTTTAGGATTGTGGAAGTGGAAAAGGGAAGGATCATGATTGATGATTATGATGTTGCTAAGTTCGGACTGATGGATTTGCGCAGGGTTCTAAGTATCATACCCCAGTCGCCAGTTCTTTTCTCAG gGACGGTGAGATTCAACATTGACCCATTTAGTGAGCACAATGATTCTGACCTCTGGGAGGCTCTACAAAGGGCGCATATAAAAGATGTCATCGCCAGGAATCCTTTTGGCCTAGATGCAGAG GTCTCTGAAGGAGGTGAGAATTTCAGCGTGGGGCAAAGGCAACTACTGAGTCTAGCGCGTGCATTGTTAAGAAGATCTAAGATCCTTGTTCTAGATGAAGCAACAGCATCTGTTGATGTCAGAACAGATTCTCTAATACAAAAGACCATCCGTGAGGAATTCAAGTCTTGCACAATGCTTGTGATCGCTCACAGATTGAATACCATCATCGACTGTGACAAGATCCTTGTGCTTAGTTCTGGTCAG GTTTTGGAGTATGATAGTCCACAAGAACTGCTGTCAAGAGATACAAGTGCTTTCTTTAGGATGGTTCACAGCACCGGACCAGCAAATGCTCAGTACCTTTGTAACTTGGTCTCTGCAGGGAGAGTGAATGGAATGGAGATTGGTGGATAG
- the LOC108862313 gene encoding ABC transporter C family member 12 isoform X1 — translation MPFLVFQLKKMGFFDALTWWYCKPVADGFWEKAADAALGSYTPCAIDSLVMLLSHFVLLALCSYRIWIIFRNTKSQIYVLRSKCYNCVLGILACYCFVEPVLRLVMRISLFDMDKDTDLPPFEVASLTVEAFAWFSMLVLIGLETKQYVKEFRWYVRFGLVYVLVADAVLLDLVLPLNNSINRTALHLFISSRCSQALFGILLLVYIPELDPYPDYQILNREPLDNIEYDALRGGENICPERHASIFSRIYFGWITPLMQLGYRKPITEKDVWQLDKWDQTETLFTRFQRCWIEESQRRKPWLLRALNSSLGGRFWLGGIFKIGNDLSQFVGPVVLSHLLRSMQEGDPSWVGYVYAFLIFVGVTLGVLCEAQYYQNVWRVGFRLRSTLVAAIFHKSLRLTHEARKNFSSGKVTNMITTDANALQQISQQLHGLWSAPFRIIVSMILLYQQLGVASLFGSLILFLLIPLQTLIISKMRKLTKEGLQWTDKRVGIMNEILAAMDTVKCYAWEKSFESRIQGIRNEELSWFRKAQLLSAFNSFILNSIPVVVTVVSFGVFVLLGGDLTPARAFTSLSLFAVLRFPLNMLPNLLSQVVNANVSLQRIEELLLSEERILAENPPLQPGAPAISIKNGYFSWDSKATKPTLSNINLEIPVGSLVAIVGGTGEGKTSLVSAMLGELSRTETSSVIIRGSVAYAPQVSWIFNATVRDNILFGSGFEAERYRRAIDATALQHDLDLLPGRDHTEIGERGVNISGGQKQRVSMARAVYSSSDVYIFDDPLSALDAHVAQQVFDSCMKDELKGKTRVLVTNQLHFLPLMDRIILVSEGMIKEEGTFEELSKNGTLFQKLMENAGKMDATQDTNKNDQKSSKLSPTLTVDVSERNVGSTKQGKRGRSVLVKQEERETGIVSWNVLMRYKKAVGGLWVVMILFACYLTTEVLRVSSSTWLSFWTDQSTSKSYSPGFYIIVYAFLGFGQVAVTFTNSFWLITSSLRAAKKLHDAMLNSIMRAPMLFFHTNPTGRVINRFSKDIGDIDRNVANLMNMFMNQLWQLLSTFALIGTVSTISLWAIMPLLILFYAAYLYYQNTSREVKRLDSVTRSPIYAQFGEALNGLSSIRAYKAYERMAKINGKSMDNNIRFTLANTSSNRWLTIRLETLGGVMIWLTATFAVLRNGNAENQAGFASTMGLLLSYTLNITSLLSGVLRQASRAENSLNSVERVGNYIDLPSEAADVIENSRPVSGWPSRGSIKFEDVYLRYRTGLPPVLHGLSFSVSPSEKVGVVGRTGAGKSSMLNALFRIVEVEKGRIMIDDYDVAKFGLMDLRRVLSIIPQSPVLFSGTVRFNIDPFSEHNDSDLWEALQRAHIKDVIARNPFGLDAEVSEGGENFSVGQRQLLSLARALLRRSKILVLDEATASVDVRTDSLIQKTIREEFKSCTMLVIAHRLNTIIDCDKILVLSSGQVLEYDSPQELLSRDTSAFFRMVHSTGPANAQYLCNLVSAGRVNGMEIGG, via the exons ATGCCTTTTCTTGTTTTCCAGTTAAAGAAAATGGGTTTCTTCGATGCCTTGACTTGGTGGTACTGCAAGCCAGTCGCAGACGGGTTTTGGGAAAAAGCGGCTGATGCTGCGTTGGGCTCCTACACGCCATGCGCTATTGACTCACTCGTCATGCTTCTTTCTCACTTTGTTCTTCTTGCTTTGTGTTCCTACCGGATATGGATCATCTTCCGCAATACCAAATCTCAGATATATGTTTTGAGGAGCAAGTGCTATAACTGTGTGCTAGGGATATTAGCCTGTTACTGTTTTGTTGAGCCGGTTCTGAGATTGGTCATGAGGATTTCACTCTTTGACATGGATAAGGACACCGATCTTCCTCCCTTTGAG GTTGCATCTTTAACTGTTGAGGCATTTGCTTGGTTCTCCATGCTTGTTTTGATTGGGCTGGAAACCAAACAATATGTCAAAGAGTTCCGATGGTACGTGAGATTTGGTCTTGTTTATGTTTTGGTTGCTGATGCTGTGCTACTCGACCTTGTCTTGCCTCTCAACAACTCAATCAACAG AACTGCCCTACATCTCTTTATCAGTTCAAGATGTTCTCAG GCTCTTTTTGGGATTCTTCTACTAGTTTACATTCCCGAACTGGATCCTTATCCGGACTACCAAATTCTAAACAGAGAACCGTTAGACAACATTGAATATGATGCACTTCGCGGGGGAGAGAACATATGTCCCGAGCGACATGCCAGCATATTTTCCA GAATATACTTTGGTTGGATCACGCCGCTTATGCAGTTAGGCTACAGAAAACCCATTACTGAAAAGGATGTTTGGCAATTAGACAAATGGGATCAAACAGAAACTCTCTTCACAAG ATTCCAAAGATGCTGGATAGAAGAATCGCAGAGACGCAAGCCGTGGCTTCTCCGAGCACTGAATAGTAGCCTTGGTGGAAG GTTCTGGTTGGGTGGTATCTTTAAG ATTGGAAATGACCTTTCCCAATTTGTTGGACCTGTTGTACTGAGCCACCTATTACGG TCAATGCAAGAAGGTGATCCATCTTGGGTTGGCTATGTCTATGCCTTCTTAATTTTCGTTGGGGTG ACACTTGGAGTTCTCTGTGAGGCTCAGTACTATCAGAATGTTTGGCGTGTGGGATTTCGTTTGAGATCAACTTTG GTTGCAGCTATATTCCACAAATCTTTAAGACTAACTCATGAGGCTCGCAAGAATTTTTCATCTGGGAAGGTCACAAACATGATAACTACAGATGCTAATGCACTTCAG CAAATATCACAACAGCTCCATGGCTTATGGTCAGCTCCTTTTCGCATCATTGTGTCCATGATTCTTCTCTACCAACAACTAGGAGTTGCTTCGCTTTTTGGTTCATTGATTCTGTTTCTCCTAATTCCTCTCCAG ACTCTGATTATTAGCAAAATGCGGAAACTGACTAAAGAAGGGCTCCAGTGGACTGACAAAAGAGTTGGTATCATGAACGAGATTTTAGCAGCCATGGATACTGTAAA ATGTTATGCATGGGAGAAGAGCTTTGAGTCACGGATTCAAGGGATTAGAAATGAAGAGCTCTCATGGTTTCGTAAAGCGCAGTTACTATCAGCT TTTAACAGTTTTATACTGAACAGCATCCCAGTAGTTGTGACTGTGGTTTCATTCGGGGTTTTCGTTCTGCTTGGAGGCGACTTGACACCAGCAAGGGCATTCACATCTCTTTCTCTATTCGCAGTTCTAAGATTTCCTCTCAACATGCTACCAAATCTTCTAAGTCAG GTTGTTAACGCAAACGTTTCACTGCAACGCATTGAGGAACTACTTCTAAGTGAAGAGAGAATTCTAGCAGAAAACCCACCTCTTCAACCAGGAGCTCCAGCCATTTCCATTAAGAATGGATATTTTTCATGGGACTCAAAG GCAACGAAACCCACATTATCCAATATTAATTTGGAGATTCCAGTCGGAAGCTTGGTTGCCATTGTAGGTGGGACCGGAGAAGGTAAGACATCACTTGTTTCGGCAATGCTAGGAGAGCTATCTCGTACAGAAACCTCAAGCGTTATTATTAGAGGCTCAGTAGCTTATGCTCCTCAAGTCTCATGGATCTTCAATGCCACT GTGCGTGATAACATATTATTTGGGTCGGGTTTTGAAGCTGAAAGATATCGGAGGGCTATTGATGCTACTGCCTTACAACACGATCTTGATTTGCTTCCG GGCCGTGATCATACAGAGATTGGAGAACGGGGGGTGAATATTAGTGGAGGGCAAAAGCAGAGAGTTTCAATGGCTAGGGCAGTCTACTCCAGCTCAGATGTTTACATATTCGATGATCCTTTGAGTGCTTTAGATGCTCATGTTGCACAGCAG GTCTTCGATAGCTGCATGAAAGATGAGCTGAAGGGGAAAACGAGGGTGCTTGTCACAAATCAGCTACATTTTCTTCCTTTGATGGATAGAATTATTTTAGTCTCGGAGGGAATGATCAAAGAGGAAGGAACCTTTGAAGAGTTGTCAAAAAATGGGACTTTGTTCCAGAAACTAATGGAGAATGCTGGGAAAATGGATGCAACCCAAGATACGAATAAAAATGATCAGAAAAGCTCGAAGCTGAGTCCTACTCTCACGGTTGATgtaagtgaaagaaatgttggcAGTACCAAGCAGGGAAAACGAGGAAGATCGGTGCTTGTAAAGCAAGAAGAACGGGAAACTGGCATCGTTAGTTGGAACGTTCTGATGAGATATAAAAAGGCAGTAGGCGGCTTATGGGTGGTTATGATCCTCTTTGCATGCTATTTAACAACTGAGGTTCTCCGGGTTTCAAGTAGCACATGGCTAAGTTTCTGGACCGATCAAAGCACTTCAAAGAGTTATAGTCCCGGTTTCTACATTATCGTGTATGCTTTTCTCGGCTTTGGTCAG GTTGCTGTGACGTTTACCAACTCGTTTTGGCTGATCACATCAAGTTTACGTGCCGCCAAGAAACTCCATGACGCAATGCTGAATTCTATAATGCGAGCTCCTATGCTCTTTTTCCACACAAACCCAACTGGGCGTGTAATCAACAGGTTTTCTAAGGATATTGGTGATATAGATAGAAATGTCGCCAACCTAATGAATATGTTCATGAACCAGCTGTGGCAACTCCTCTCGACCTTTGCTCTTATAGGTACAGTCAGTACGATTTCATTGTGGGCTATAATGCCGCTCCTGATACTCTTTTATGCAGCATATCTCTACTATCAG AACACATCCCGTGAAGTGAAACGTTTAGATTCGGTCACAAGGTCACCTATTTACGCTCAGTTTGGAGAAGCTTTGAATGGTTTGTCAAGCATCCGAGCATATAAAGCCTATGAGAGGATGGCCAAGATTAATGGAAAATCCATGGACAACAACATAAGGTTCACTCTTGCAAACACTAGCTCAAACCGTTGGCTCACTATAAGATTGGAAACTCTTGGTGGTGTCATGATTTGGTTAACTGCAACTTTTGCGGTTCTGAGAAATGGGAATGCAGAGAACCAAGCTGGTTTTGCATCTACGATGGGTCTCCTTCTCAGCTACACTCTGAATATCACTTCTCTGTTAAGCGGTGTTCTAAGGCAAGCTAGCAGAGCAGAGAACAGTTTGAATTCCGTTGAGCGTGTTGGTAACTACATCGATCTTCCTTCTGAAGCTGCAGATGTAATAGAAAACAGTCGTCCAGTGTCTGGCTGGCCTTCAAGAGGATCGATTAAGTTTGAAGATGTTTACCTTCGTTATAGAACAGGGCTTCCTCCAGTGCTCCATGGACTGTCCTTTTCTGTTTCTCCCAGTGAGAAAGTGGGAGTGGTCGGAAGAACTGGTGCAGGGAAGTCTTCCATGTTGAATGCATTGTTTAGGATTGTGGAAGTGGAAAAGGGAAGGATCATGATTGATGATTATGATGTTGCTAAGTTCGGACTGATGGATTTGCGCAGGGTTCTAAGTATCATACCCCAGTCGCCAGTTCTTTTCTCAG gGACGGTGAGATTCAACATTGACCCATTTAGTGAGCACAATGATTCTGACCTCTGGGAGGCTCTACAAAGGGCGCATATAAAAGATGTCATCGCCAGGAATCCTTTTGGCCTAGATGCAGAG GTCTCTGAAGGAGGTGAGAATTTCAGCGTGGGGCAAAGGCAACTACTGAGTCTAGCGCGTGCATTGTTAAGAAGATCTAAGATCCTTGTTCTAGATGAAGCAACAGCATCTGTTGATGTCAGAACAGATTCTCTAATACAAAAGACCATCCGTGAGGAATTCAAGTCTTGCACAATGCTTGTGATCGCTCACAGATTGAATACCATCATCGACTGTGACAAGATCCTTGTGCTTAGTTCTGGTCAG GTTTTGGAGTATGATAGTCCACAAGAACTGCTGTCAAGAGATACAAGTGCTTTCTTTAGGATGGTTCACAGCACCGGACCAGCAAATGCTCAGTACCTTTGTAACTTGGTCTCTGCAGGGAGAGTGAATGGAATGGAGATTGGTGGATAG